A part of Rhopalosiphum maidis isolate BTI-1 chromosome 3, ASM367621v3, whole genome shotgun sequence genomic DNA contains:
- the LOC113560047 gene encoding uncharacterized protein LOC113560047: protein MSSLLKIICMAEAAGELDEPTHKRRRYWVYPIHSSNEHDIRFQVFYDNLKKYPEKFFDYYRMSISSFEELLEKVRLHLTKEITHFRNPISPEKRLTVTLRYLSMGTNFAALHFDFSIGKSTINGIVKETCKILWSVLLEAEMPQPTKETWLQISDLFYKKTNFPNCLGTIDGKHIRCKNPNHAGSLFFNYKKYFSIVLIAVVDANLNFISIDVGAYDHLKIQPSEHILGGLTFSITLWLHNVWLVFD from the exons aTGAGTTCtcttctgaaaataatttgtatggcTGAAGCTGCTGGTGAACTTGATGAACCAACACATAAGCGCAGAAGGTATTGGGTTTATCCTATACATAGTAGTAATGAACACGACATAcgatttcaagtattttatgataatctaaaaaaatatcctgAAAAATTTTTCGACTATTATCGGATGTCAATTTCCTCGTTTGAAGAGCTACTCGAGAAGGTCCGATTACATTTAACGAAGGAAATAACGCACTTTCGAAATCCTATAAGCCCGGAAAAAAGATTGACAGTGACTTTgag atATTTGTCCATGGGAACTAATTTTGCGGCATTACACTTTGATTTCTCTATCGGAAAAAGTACTATTAATGGAATAGTTAAAGaaacgtgtaaaatattatggtcaGTGCTATTAGAAGCCGAAATGCCACAACCTACAAAAGAAACCTGGTTACAAATatctgatttattttataaaaaaaccaacTTTCCGAATTGTCTAGGTACTATAGATGGCAAGCACATCAGGTGCAAAAACCCAAACCACGCAGGTTCGCTgttctttaattataaaaaatatttttccattgtGTTGATAGCTGTGGTAGAtgccaatttaaattttatttctattgatGTTGGTGCCTATGATCACCTCAAAATACAGCCATCAGAGCACATTCTAGGCGGTTTAACTTTTTCAATAACCCTTTGGCTTCACAATGTGTGGTTGGTTTTTGACTAG
- the LOC113560046 gene encoding protein ALP1-like gives MSAEKELHFRHACKIVLKLVTEHIISDLEKKSKKKNRSVWVRKWIARRQHFGASDILLKELALEDPNSFKNHLRMSSDLFETLLQHVTPSIEKQNTTMRDALPARLKLQITLRYLGSGDSFASLQYLYRVPKCTISKFLPEVCDSIYSVLENYIKVPNTQEEWDDIKKGFSNRWNFPGCGGALDGKHVVLRAPFHSGSNFYNYKGSFSIILFALVDDQYCFKYIDVGSNGRASDGGIFSKSSLKNAVENNLLNMPPNTIFVADDAFPLKDYLLKPYSHHGPLTIKERVFNYRLSRARRIVENAFGILVSRFRIFEKPIALSPEKADNIVKTTCVLHNWLRMNSSSYLNRGCVDEEDHENGVIIDGTWRKEIRGLGLPDLTSASESNNYTKNASNIRNNLADWFMGDGAVPWQMNMLNLKK, from the exons atgtcGGCTGAAAAGGAATTACATTTTCGTCATGCttgtaaaatagtattaaaattagtaactGAACATATCATATcagatttagaaaaaaaaagtaaaaaaaagaataggtCAGTCTGGGTAAGGAAGTGGATTGCTAGAAGACAACATTTTGGAGCATCcgatatacttttaaaagaaCTTGCGTTAGAAGATCCAAATTCattcaaaaatcatttaagAATGTCATCAGACCTTTTTGAAACCCTACTGCAGCATGTTACACCAtcaatagaaaaacaaaacacaaCAATGAGAGACGCATTACCAGCTAGATTAAAACTCCAAATTACATTAAGATATTTAGGATCCGGAGACTCATTTGCTTCATTGCAATACTTATACAGAGTACCGAAGTGTACGATTTCAAAATTTCTACCTGAAGTGTGTGATTCTATTTACAGTGTGCttgaaaattacataaaa gttcCAAATACCCAAGAAGAGTGggatgatataaaaaaaggatTTTCAAATAGATGGAATTTTCCGGGCTGTGGTGGAGCCCTGGATGGCAAACATGTGGTTTTAAGAGCCCCGTTTCATTCAGGATCGaacttttacaattataaaggctcatttagcattattttgtttgcacTTGTTGATGATCaatattgtttcaaatatatagATGTTGGATCTAATGGAAGGGCATCTGATGGgggtattttttcaaaatctagTTTAAAGAATGCcgtggaaaataatttattaaatatgccacctaatacaatatttgtagCAGATGACGCATTCCCACTTAAAGATTATCTATTGAAGCCCTATTCTCATCACGGCCCATTGACAATAAAAGAAAGAGTTTTCAATTACAGACTATCACGTGCTAGACGCATCGTTGAAAATGCATTTGGTATTCTTGTTTCTAGATttagaatatttgaaaaaccaaTTGCATTGTCTCCTGAAAAGGcagataatattgtaaaaacaacGTGTGTTTTACATAACTGGTTAAGAATGAATTCTTCCTCTTATCTTAACCGGGGTTGTGTTGACGAAGAAGACCATGAAAATGGAGTAATAATTGATGGAACATGGCGAAAAGAAATTCGAGGACTGGGATTACCAGATTTGACTAGTGCTAGTGagagtaataattatacaaaaaatgctTCAaacataagaaataatttggCTGATTGGTTTATGGGAGACGGAGCCGTACCTTGGCAAATGAATATGCTTAATctcaagaaataa